A genomic region of Rhipicephalus sanguineus isolate Rsan-2018 chromosome 1, BIME_Rsan_1.4, whole genome shotgun sequence contains the following coding sequences:
- the LOC119379340 gene encoding alpha-(1,3)-fucosyltransferase fut-5-like has protein sequence MIGAPPETEVLTVSSTISPVRTVLNPRILLWTKDGENPVFADPSLRDTGETALRHCSFPVRYSLPQDPYEDLLLGCYVTKDRSLLNRSDAVLFDASTINATLLPRFRDPRQVWVFYTHRDTAPTTLIGFTSAFEFNWTMAQRTDADVVIPFGNWTLSDKPASRDYPKKLPRKDRTALFFASDCDGKKNYVLKGVLRALEVRLVRSCGVS, from the exons ATGATAGGAGCTCCTCCTGAGACCGAAGTGTTGACAGTGAGCAGCACCATCTCTCCCGTGCGCACAGTATTGAATCCCCGCATCCTGCTATGGACGAAGGATGGAGAGAACCCTGTCTTCGCCGACCCGTCCTTGCGAGACACAGGCGAAACTGCTCTGCGGCACTGTTCGTTTCCAGTGCGATATTCCTTGCCTCAAGACCCATACGAAGACTTGCTGCTGGGCTGTTACGTTACCAAGGACCGCTCTCTGCTAAATCGAAGCGACGCCGTCTTATTCGACGCCTCGACTATTAACGCCACGCTTCTTCCCAGGTTTCGGGATCCGAGACAAGTGTGGGTTTTCTATACGCACCGGGACACTGCCCCTACGACACTCATTGGTTTCACGTCTGCCTTCGAgttcaactggaccatggcacaGCGGACGGATGCGGACGTCGTCATACCGTTCGGCAACTGGACACTCTCCGATAAGCCTGCTTCACGGGACTATCCCAAGAAGCTGCCACGAAAGGATAGGACTGCTCTTTTCTTCGCCAGTGATTGTGATGGGAAGAAAAACTATGTGCTCAAGGGTGTGTTGAGAGCCTTGGAAGTTAG GTTAGTGCGAAGCTGCGGTGTTTCCTAG